The DNA segment cATCTTTTTCTAAACAGGTGAGCCGTAAGCTGAAGAGTGTTTAAAAgcaaaccttcacaatggcagaaATAACATGGCAAGCAATGCTCGATGTGCATGATCCTAGAACGACCCTGTTGTATCCATTTTCAGAGGCAATCTGCACAATTAGTAAAACATCAGGGATGAGTCAATCTACTTCCCTTTCTCCTATGCTTGTAGTTGAGATATCTAGAAGTGAACCTTTTGCAAGGACAACATTCGTAGATGCAGCAAAAGATCTTCTTTTCCAGTGGAATCACTAACAGCATCTAGTAAATTCTTCAATCTGTCTCTTCCATCACTGGAACTAGAAGAGAAGATATTCTCAATTGGAACCACATGCAACTCTTTTCTTGGTGGGGCTAGAGCAGACACAATCGATCTAAAGTCTTGGATTGCTTTGTCAATTTCATGAGAAGGAATTGGTAAAATCGCACGTTCATCAATAAAAGCAACTCCAACACCAAACACTGGTAATGATCCATCTCTACTTGCATCAAAATTCTTTTGAGACTTATCTTGCATCTCATGCACAAACTGTAGAGCCACTCTGAGAAAAAAAGTTCAGAAGATGAATCTAATTCAGGTAAGATTATCACAGGTTTTAAGTTGCAGAAATTCATAACAAAGATCAAGCAATAGTGGTTAGTAATAATTTTGATGATGAATTGAAACACCCAATAGGCAACAGTGTCCAATAGTTTCTTTCCCCATAAAAGATAATCGAGTGGGCAAGAACAAAAGAGTGTTTCGGTACTAGAATAGATAGTCTAGCTGTCCGGGAAGCGAACGAACCAGGGATATGTTAATTGGCCTATTGACCCAAGCCCTAAATTGCAAGTACAGAACATATATAGATTTCTATAGTTTTCCTTTCAaaaccaacacaatgttccaaTCCACCATCAAAAGAATCAAATTTGAACAAGAAGAAGACCCAAAATTTCATTgtccattttttttcatgttcccTACAACCAAATACCAAATAACCAGGCATAATTGCTTTTCTTCAAAGATGTATTTATTTCAGTTTACTATTTTGGGGAGAGATAGGGACCTGGATGAAGGGCCACCAGAGAAGGCGACAAGGACGTTATCAGTGGGACAAATCATGGCATTGGAGATGACGGCGAGCCTGAACTTCCCATACAAGTTACTTCGGAAGCAATCGGCGCAAAAGCGCCCATCTTCAGCATTGCCACCAGAAATGGGCTCGTTGGACTTGCACTTGATGCAAACATTCAGATTCCGATCATTGTAATTAGAAATGGAATTAGATGACCCACCAAATTCTTCTTCTTGtgcttgttcttcatgttgatGGCAATTGGACTGGCAGCTTGAGGCGCTGCACGCCATTGGTATTTGCTTCGAGCGGCTCTCAGCTGTGAAATTGGTGCTACTAGGGTTTCAGGCTTTTGGCTCCTGGAACTGGAAGGCTGAAACTGGTATCACACAAGTGAGTGAGGTTAAGACCACTTGGAAATCaatctttaaaagaaaatgatacttGGCCTCATGAGTTTGCCCCTCAAAATTActgttcagatattttatttgttattttttcttaaatttaaatttaaagctTACAAGAAAGACCCAACACAAAACAAGAGATGGAGAAACAGAAACCAAGGTCCAAGGATGGGATTTCTGGGTCGATTACTGGGCTTGAAACAGAGGTTACCTGGTCCCCTGTCTCAGACAATATCAATTCCTTTTCATTGAGAAGCACAAACTTAAGAACCATGATCTAGTAAGGGCAGAAAGGCCTACATtacaatgaaagaaaaaagagatctCCAGGGAATATGTTAGTGCTGCATTAACTTTGGTAATTAAACTGTGTTGGGGGATCTTCTGCAGCTATGCAGTATGCAAACACCTCATCTTCAAGCTTAGGTACTTCTGTCATTGATAAATTATAGAAATTGCGCGAGTATCAACACACACATATTCAAACATATTAGTTGACGGGAAAGAATATACTGATGCTCAATTTATGtaattaaattggttttatttttaaatttattgtgtGGTTGGTGGGCATAAAAATGTTCACATATTCTTTCTGTATGTTTTAGAATCCAAGGCGGTTAAAGATATTTAGGGACTTTAATTAGAATCAAATGCTGGAATGAATTTTTCAGCGTGTTTTTACTTTTACCTCATTTCTAGTTTAATGTTCCAATCCCTTTTTTGGCTGCTAAGGGTCACAATAACATTCATAAACTTGAACTGTgcacaacaaataatataatccAGATCAttttttctcagaaaatgactCAAATTCTTCCCCCAATTCTGTTTGTTAATATAATACAGGTTCAAGGCATGCAGCTAGCAATGGCTTAACAAATAATGACATATATTTACAGTTCTAAATTGTAATTATCCACATTGACACAGTAAATGATTCGGAAGATTTTAGAAGCGCATTTTATAGTACTGCAACTTGGAGTTGTTTATTCAATAACGTATTCAATTATCTTCAGTGATTGCTTCTGTTGTTAATGTTATCTTCTTCAGTCTGGTGGTTCAGACTCACAGAGTAACAAATATAAACCTGGGTTGTCATCAAATTGGATGGTTGTAAATGTGTTGGTGTTTAACATGTTGGTGTTTatgaggaaaaataaatgaaatcacAATAAATCACATACAAATCACAACAACTGACAAGAAATGCAAATTATGAGTCTAGATTGTATTCAgagttttttttcccctcttttacaaaaagtttttttgggaacttttataaaaaaaatgcaaattatCACTCATTTcatgatgaaaaaaaattaaaagcaaatTACTTAGAAGGCATTGTTCTTTAAATTAGCTAGCTGCTTCCAATGATACCCGTAAGCAACCAAAATTGTCATGCAGCTATTGGCATTAGTAGGAGACGTAGTGCTTGAAAGTGGGGTTAATGCTgccttaatattattataaagctCTAGCAGAATAACTATTAATTCTGCCTACAATGGAAGAGATTAAGCTACTAAttaatacccatatatatatacttgctgTTTGCTAGCAgctaatgaataaaaaaaatgctggtttcatttttattcccTTACCTCACTGACTATATGCACCACATCTTACTTAGACAACCAATTGACCCCACCACATAAAATACAGTAGGctttattctctctcttttattacATGGTAGATGGAGACGTGTAAACAAATAAATCATATTGAGCCAAGCAAAGCTGCAGATGCTATCATCCATCAGAGCTAATTTGTTCAGGCCagatgttaaaatataaattcgaAATCATGTAGTGTCAGCATCAATCAGAGCTAGCTAGCACTCATAATCAAACAAAATTCCAACCAACGAAATATAAATCAACCATACAAACAAATCCAGTTCCTCTAACTAAAACCCATAATTTATAATACAAAACCCAGCACTCATAATCAAACTTTAAACACAGAAACACAAACTGACATTCACGTTCACAAATCAGAAAGAGCagcgatatatatatacatatagagagagagagagagagagagagagagagagagagagaggaacaaaCCAATAGTAGCAGATTCTAGGGCTTATATGACGTGAACGGACGGCGACCTATCACTGGCAGCGATGGATCGAGAGGGATGCTTCTTGCTAGGGTCGGgacttttgagagagagagagagagaaagataagTCAGGGTTTCCCGCGCGGGGGAAGCGAGGGAGAGGGCAAACTGATTCGGTCGAGTGAAGACTGAAGTCAGTTTCGTCGGGCACTGAAGAAAATTGTATgacaaaacgacgtcgtttgcggatctgaacattttttttacaaatgtaAAACCGGTTCCGGATCACCGAAGACATAATAAAACGTTCGCATCATATTTCAAGATGTTCAAAATAAGACCTCGTATGTTTTTATAGATGATATAAGTTTAgactaaatttaaaaactaaataaaatattattaaaatatattttttaatattatttttattttaaaattttaaaaaattaaattatttattttattttatatacaaatttaaaaaaattataataattaaattagattGTATATAAATGGTTACGAAAACAAACGAAACTTTAAAGTCATGGCGAAATATTTGCAGATGGAGAATACTAAGCAATATAGATCATGAGGTCATAGACAgtgaaaatctttttaaaatatttgacaaGCTTGTTCATAGAAAAGCGCAACTCAAGAACAGATGCACACGTAACAGCATACACATGAGTGCAATCAAGCTTCTCTTGTTCAAGATTTCCATTACAAATCATTGTCGGGGGAAAGATTATATGATCAGTTCATCTAAATTCTCCAAACCCATTGTATCACTACTGGTGATTATTTTACTATCAAATGCCAAGTcaaatttgattcattttatttatgtcttttactgtttttttttaatttattttttaaaagatatatcTTTCAATGTTGGATTTTCCATATCAGACCCTGCTCAAGCATTACAAAGTCTATCTGTAAGCAAAGAACTGCTCAAGGATGTTTTATATGATGTATTTTTACTCTTAATGATGACTTTGGAAATGCACAAACTGGGATAGCTAACAGAGCAGATGGAGTGACCCGTATCCTGCTTTACTTTTCCTTTACGACTATTGTATTTCTGAATACCCGCAGTCTGTTTTTGGGTGGAGGTAAATCTTGTTTTCAAAGCTTGACATGGGCAGAAATGAACACAGCCAGCAGTAGAAGTCATTCTGTTTACATGTTCACTGTCCAGCAAGAATTTATTGAAGATAAATTCCGAGAAAATTGTGAGTCAGTATCTAGAATAGAGAGAGCACAGGTATTATGGTGAGCGAAGTTCAAAGAAAAATTCAGAGAAAATTGTTCATATGGTAACATCTTCATAGTCTGATCCATTCTAAAGACAAGTAAGGCAGTACACAAACAAAAtactaattgaaaaaaaaaaaaaaaaaaaaacagagagagcacaggtattaattaatattatggaaaaagatgtgCTTAACCATCCAAAACATGGACCATATGGGACTTGTTAATTTAGGATTATGATTGAGCAGCTCATGCTTGTTCTCTCTTGTCCTTGTGATGCTCAACCAGTACACAATATGACCAACACCTCTCAAATGATAACTTCCAAGTTTTAAACCATATGCTTTGCTTTTGTTTATGTACTGATCATCAAccagtaaatttattttacattgaAATTAATCTTTTTGAGCATTTAACTATCTTCTTGATATGTTGAACTGAGAAATCATATatccatgtgtatatatatatagtcctcAACTTGTCTTGCTTGGCATTACTATGCAATGCTTAAATTAGCAAATCCACAAAACAAACGCCAGGCTGAATAAACTCAGCTTTGTCTGACGACTTACTTTCCCTCAATAGCATGAGCAAGATGAGAGGTGCAATCTTTTAAATCTACATAGTTTCTTTCAATTTCAACCCTTATCTTCAAACTCAATTGCTTGtgacatatatttaatttttaacatgtgtCAAATGTGATAAATTCCATATCTTCTTTGCTTACCTTGCCGTTTAGGTACTGCTGTATGGGCTCATTTTACCAATTTGTTTAGAAGTTCCTGAATAGTCTCTCATTCATGGAAGTAGAAGTGTGCCTCCAGGTGGATCTTTTCTTCAGTTGTGCTGATAAATTCCATCTCCCTGTCCACTTACTCCCAgctttaattatttgggaaTGGCTGTCTCGTAATTCAGCCAGGAACGATGGCACAAGAAAAGGTGCCACTTAAATCTGTACAAAGGTATCTTTATGGCTAAAGAGACTTGAGTCCAATGCTAAAACCCTCCAAGGTGCAATCAAAGTGGCATGTTGACAATCTAAAATCCTTACATATTAAGCCTATCTGCTTGAAGATAAAAAACGCCAATTTTAGTTAAATGCTGGCCTCCTCCTCCAGGTAAATTTAAGTTTAATATCAATGATGGATCCAAAGGTAACCCGGGCTTAGCGGGTTGTGGTGGTGTTTTATGCTCTCACGATGGATGTTTTGTTTATGGTTTCTCTTACTTTTTGGAAAGAGGTACCAAGGCATGCCGGCCTTTTCTGCTCTCAACTATGGTCTACTCCTATGGTACCAACTTCACAAATCTGACATGCTTACTCTTCACTCGCACTTTCCTTTTGATCACCATCACACTTTAAGGGAAGGTAATTGTTTGGCTGACGGCTAGGCAAACTAAGGGGCAGCTGGGCATGATGCTGTTTTCTCTTCAACTGTTGAGCTTCCTCACTCCAGGGTTGGTATATTTATGTCCTAGATAAAGCAGGTCTCCCTTAATTTTGACagtaatttcattaaaattatcatttgcatATTAGTACTTGTTAATCAGTATGATATTGGAAGTATAATTTTGCAAAGTTTGTTTCTAGACATGGGTATTTTTACATAACTTTGGTTTTGGAATTTAACCCGCAAAAGttctttatataattaattaataaaattgaagtaTCGCACTCTTCTTACAAAAGTACGATAAATTCTTTAGGCGAAAGATGCCTATATCTTATAAGAAATTGATTTATTATGAGGTAGAATATCTTAAATATTATGAGAAATCTATGTTTCTTAAGTAGGACAATGAGATGGGTTTTCTTTTATCTGAGAGAGACCGGAGACGTATAGACAAAGTAGAAAGGTATAGATGTCATGAGGAGATAAAGTGCTCAGAATGACAGATGAAAACTCAGTGGAGAGAACAGTACTCGAGAAGCAGGGTTTCAGTTTGGCATTAAGACGCAAGAAGCAAGCATGCCATCCGTGGAAGGGATATTCAAAGCCTTGCTTtcgttcaaaaaaataaaataaaacggtGCCCCATCTGGTCTGGCTTTTAGAAAACTCACTCAAAAGCTTTTTTTGATTTTCACAATCTTCCAAATGTCCCCGTGAACTCATAACGCTAAACTCCATTCCTCTTTTTTGTCCCATAagaactaagaactcaattacCCGAGATTTCTGTGTTCACGGGGCTCTTAGTCTTagtccaataattttttttttttttttagaaaagaaaaaaaaaaaagaaaaagactttGCGTTTGGCTCACATTTTGCGTTCCCAATATTTAAAGCAAACCTTCCTCTTGCTGGGAATTTAAAGCAAGCTTTGACCATGGCTACATAAACACCAACCTGACACATGATAGGTGGTACGAGCCATTTGGTATTTTGGATTAAGACAATCAAGTGAAAAGGCTACATGCAATAGAAGCCATGGCTGCAAAGATCATTAGTCTCCCAATACTCACCTTGTTTTCATTCATTTTGCCACTTGCAAACTCCATTGATTTCCATTATCCCACTGTTTTCAACTTTGGTGATTCGAATTCGGACACAGGTGGGCTTGCTGCTGGGCTTGGCTTCCGCCTTGCCCCCCCAAATGGACAAATTTATTTCAAGACTTCTTCAGGGAGATTCTGTGATGGTCGTCTCATCATAGACTTCCTCAgtaattttctctcttattttctgcAAACTTATCGTGCTGCAATGCAATTTcacctttattttcttcttctacttctaaAGCATCTTTACCTGTGGAGAGTTTTGATGCTTTCCAATTCATATACAGTTTACCATAAGTATTCGTGTTTCTTCACATCTATTAAATGAGAGTTATTAACAACAAGATATGAATCAGATACAATGAGTTAAGCATGTATGTAACTTTCTCTATGTCACCCTGAAACATGGAACATGGAAAAGTATATATGCTAAGAGGTATGAGAGCTATTCTATGCAGTGGTGTCTCCAGACTGACAGCATTTACACCTTTTATTATCGTTAGATCGGAAACTGAACATGAATAAACAAACCTTGATGcctttatctcttttttttttttttttttttgtctgtgGGTCCTCTTGGCTTCCAACAGACTCCAATGGCACACCAAACAAACGTCTTTTGTAAGAGTTCTCACAAACTAATTTGCAATGCGTACTTATAATACAAGGGCTACTAGAGAAGCTCTCTTGCATTATCCATGGCTACCAAGACATGCATACTCCATGTTCTTTCCTTAATTATGTTCATCTGTTTGCCTCTTTCCAAATGCATTCACTTCAACTTTCCTGCGGTTTTCAACTTCGGTGACTCAAATTCTGACACGGGCGAGCTTATTGCCTCCGGGATTGAGAGCCTCGTGCCTCCTAATGGAGAGACTTACTTCCAAACTCCATCTGGGAGATACTGTGATGGCCGTCTAATCATTGATTTTCTTAGTAATTTCCTTTTGCTCCACCAAGTTGCTTGTTTGTTCTGCAATGTTTCATCTAAACTCTGTTTCAGTTCTCTGAATTCCCCTGTTTTCTTTGTTGTTAAGTATCATTGTCTCATTGATTGCTATTCATGCTCCATTTTTTACCTTAATTTTGGGTGCAACGTTTCAGTGGATGCAATGGATCTTCCATTTCTAAATGCCTATCTGGATTCAATTGGAGTGCCAAGTTTCCGAAAAGGCTGTAATTTTGCAACTGCTGGTTCAACCATACTTCCAGCAACCGCAACATCTGTCAGCCCATTCTCATTTGGGATTCAGGTGGCTCAGTTCCTCCGATTCAAAGCTCGGGTTATTGAACTGATAGCTAAAAGTAAGTAGACAGATTACAGTATACCATCTTCCAATGCATATTGTCATAGtaacattgtttttaattttgattcaggcaagaaatttgagaagtaCCTCCCGAAAGAAGAATATTTTGATGAGGCACTTTACATGTTCGACATAGGCCAGAATGATCTTGCTGGTGCTTTTTATTCCAAGTCATTGGATCAAATTCTTGCTTCAATTCCAACAATCCTGGTTGAGTTTGAAAATGGAATAAAGGTACATCGATCACTTActaaacatataattatttttgtttaccaACACTTAACCAAACATAGATTAAATTAGTCCAACATTGGAACATCACTGTTCCTTTGATTCATCCACGTGATTTTTCAGAAACTATATGATCAAGGGGCTAGGAATTTTTGGATACACAACACGGGTCCCTTTGGATGCTTGCCTCAGAATGTTGCCAGATTTGGAACTGACCCATCAAAGCTTGATGAGCTAGGATGTTTAAGCGCGCAAAACCAAGCAGCTAAACTTTTCAACATCCAGCTTCATGCTCTCTGCATAAAATTGCAAGCCCAATATGTGGATGCCAATGTCACCTTTGTTGATATCTTTAACATAAAATTCAACCTCATTGCAAATTATTCCCGATACGGTTAGTACGTCTCAGTACTTTGTTTTATCTTCAGTATTCCAGACCGGCAACAGTGTAGGTCAGAATATTCACTTAATTCAAGCAAACTAGAAGGAAAATGGATTGTAACTAATACTTCCACTCTGCTGTCCCCTTAATCATGACGCATCCTTTACTCAAACATTAAAGCATTCTTCTCACCTCAGACTTCCTTGGTGTATAGATCTATACTTTGCCTGTATCCATTTAGAATAAACTTTATGAGTATTAATTTTTTGAGGATGCTTACATCACAAAATACTTGAGAAACGTTCATTCTCTTCATCCATTTCACTTTGTTTCTGTAGTAAAGATACCTGCTTTTCACTGAAGTTGTTTCGTTTTAAGCCCCGCAGATAAAGTTCTTCCCATTCTAATTAtatcaaaattcattttttaatggGTATTAATTGCAGGATTTG comes from the Carya illinoinensis cultivar Pawnee chromosome 8, C.illinoinensisPawnee_v1, whole genome shotgun sequence genome and includes:
- the LOC122318925 gene encoding GDSL esterase/lipase At1g54790-like isoform X2; this translates as MAAKIISLPILTLFSFILPLANSIDFHYPTVFNFGDSNSDTGGLAAGLGFRLAPPNGQIYFKTSSGRFCDGRLIIDFLMDAMDLPFLNAYLDSIGVPSFRKGCNFATAGSTILPATATSVSPFSFGIQVAQFLRFKARVIELIAKSKKFEKYLPKEEYFDEALYMFDIGQNDLAGAFYSKSLDQILASIPTILVEFENGIKKLYDQGARNFWIHNTGPFGCLPQNVARFGTDPSKLDELGCLSAQNQAAKLFNIQLHALCIKLQAQYVDANVTFVDIFNIKFNLIANYSRYGFEQPIMACCGYGGPPLNYDSRISCGQTKILNGTSATAKGCSDSTEYVNWDGIHYTEAANQYVSSQILTGKYSDPPFAEKMPFLLKLKF
- the LOC122318925 gene encoding GDSL esterase/lipase At1g54790-like isoform X1, whose amino-acid sequence is MATKTCILHVLSLIMFICLPLSKCIHFNFPAVFNFGDSNSDTGELIASGIESLVPPNGETYFQTPSGRYCDGRLIIDFLMDAMDLPFLNAYLDSIGVPSFRKGCNFATAGSTILPATATSVSPFSFGIQVAQFLRFKARVIELIAKSKKFEKYLPKEEYFDEALYMFDIGQNDLAGAFYSKSLDQILASIPTILVEFENGIKKLYDQGARNFWIHNTGPFGCLPQNVARFGTDPSKLDELGCLSAQNQAAKLFNIQLHALCIKLQAQYVDANVTFVDIFNIKFNLIANYSRYGFEQPIMACCGYGGPPLNYDSRISCGQTKILNGTSATAKGCSDSTEYVNWDGIHYTEAANQYVSSQILTGKYSDPPFAEKMPFLLKLKF
- the LOC122318925 gene encoding GDSL esterase/lipase At1g54790-like isoform X4; this translates as MAAKIISLPILTLFSFILPLANSIDFHYPTVFNFGDSNSDTGGLAAGLGFRLAPPNGQIYFKTSSGRFCDGRLIIDFLIINNKICMATKTCILHVLSLIMFICLPLSKCIHFNFPAVFNFGDSNSDTGELIASGIESLVPPNGETYFQTPSGRYCDGRLIIDFLMDAMDLPFLNAYLDSIGVPSFRKGCNFATAGSTILPATATSVSPFSFGIQVAQFLRFKARVIELIAKSKKFEKYLPKEEYFDEALYMFDIGQNDLAGAFYSKSLDQILASIPTILVEFENGIKKLYDQGARNFWIHNTGPFGCLPQNVARFGTDPSKLDELGCLSAQNQAAKLFNIQLHALCIKLQAQYVDANVTFVDIFNIKFNLIANYSRYGFEQPIMACCGYGGPPLNYDSRISCGQTKILNGTSATAKGCSDSTEYVNWDGIHYTEAANQYVSSQILTGKYSDPPFAEKMPFLLKLKF
- the LOC122318925 gene encoding GDSL esterase/lipase At1g54790-like isoform X3, with translation MAAKIISLPILTLFSFILPLANSIDFHYPTVFNFGDSNSDTVDAMDLPFLNAYLDSIGVPSFRKGCNFATAGSTILPATATSVSPFSFGIQVAQFLRFKARVIELIAKSKKFEKYLPKEEYFDEALYMFDIGQNDLAGAFYSKSLDQILASIPTILVEFENGIKKLYDQGARNFWIHNTGPFGCLPQNVARFGTDPSKLDELGCLSAQNQAAKLFNIQLHALCIKLQAQYVDANVTFVDIFNIKFNLIANYSRYGFEQPIMACCGYGGPPLNYDSRISCGQTKILNGTSATAKGCSDSTEYVNWDGIHYTEAANQYVSSQILTGKYSDPPFAEKMPFLLKLKF
- the LOC122319128 gene encoding cytoplasmic tRNA 2-thiolation protein 2, producing MACSASSCQSNCHQHEEQAQEEEFGGSSNSISNYNDRNLNVCIKCKSNEPISGGNAEDGRFCADCFRSNLYGKFRLAVISNAMICPTDNVLVAFSGGPSSRVALQFVHEMQDKSQKNFDASRDGSLPVFGVGVAFIDERAILPIPSHEIDKAIQDFRSIVSALAPPRKELHVVPIENIFSSSSSDGRDRLKNLLDAVSDSTGKEDLLLHLRMLSLQKIASENGYNRVVLGSCTSSIACHVISAIVKGQGYSLPGDIQYVDARWEIPVVLPLRDCLTQELNRLCHLDGLKTVELHKVPYSGINGLVSSFVTLLQKENPSRESTIVRTAGKLTPFHFNSIPEKSDSNTTLATQRRLKKYNLKPNESLSSESFCPVCNSPLNKSDLLRQSNLQNHQTSSDIFGAACCSSCRFQILPKDPSSMEHFYTHLPQLLVARAKHSGYGNLSLLREQIQDFLISDSEDES